From one [Ruminococcus] lactaris ATCC 29176 genomic stretch:
- a CDS encoding polysaccharide deacetylase family protein produces MEEHRRSRQNRYGRILCGLVFFALCGTIFCMGLNAKEARQEARKAEAVKEAEAEKKKAEKEEKKKEKEAEEQRKKELSVQPGVAVGTTEASDEKIVYLTFDDGPSENTQKVLDILDQYDAKATFFITGQKPEYRPMIKKAYDAGHTIGLHSFCHDYETVYSSEEAYLKDLEEVGEIAKEQIGFVPCFIRFPGGSSNTVSRNYMEGIMSVLVPKVLELGYQYYDWNVSSGDGGTATTEEIIAQSETDKYHQVMLLFHDAATKETTIEALPTVLEYYKNLGYSFKAIDRESLVVHHQVNN; encoded by the coding sequence ATGGAAGAACACAGAAGAAGTCGTCAGAACCGGTATGGAAGGATTTTATGTGGACTTGTATTTTTTGCACTTTGCGGTACAATTTTCTGCATGGGATTGAATGCGAAAGAAGCAAGACAGGAGGCCAGAAAAGCTGAGGCTGTAAAAGAGGCAGAGGCAGAAAAGAAAAAGGCAGAAAAAGAAGAAAAGAAGAAAGAAAAAGAAGCAGAGGAGCAGCGGAAGAAAGAGCTTTCGGTGCAGCCGGGTGTTGCAGTGGGGACAACGGAAGCGAGTGATGAAAAGATTGTATATCTGACATTTGATGACGGCCCTTCGGAGAATACGCAGAAAGTGCTGGATATACTGGATCAGTATGATGCCAAAGCAACTTTTTTTATTACGGGGCAGAAACCGGAGTACCGTCCGATGATAAAAAAAGCATATGATGCAGGGCATACGATCGGTCTGCACAGTTTCTGTCATGATTATGAGACCGTATATTCTTCAGAAGAAGCGTACCTGAAAGATCTGGAAGAAGTGGGAGAGATCGCAAAGGAGCAGATCGGATTCGTCCCGTGTTTTATCCGTTTTCCGGGTGGCTCGTCCAATACGGTTTCAAGGAATTATATGGAGGGAATCATGAGTGTACTTGTGCCGAAAGTACTTGAGCTGGGATATCAGTATTATGACTGGAATGTCAGCAGCGGGGATGGAGGAACAGCTACGACAGAGGAAATCATTGCACAGTCGGAGACAGACAAGTATCATCAGGTAATGCTGCTGTTTCATGATGCAGCAACAAAAGAGACAACGATCGAGGCATTGCCGACCGTTCTGGAGTATTATAAAAATCTTGGCTATTCTTTTAAAGCAATCGACAGAGAAAGCCTGGTTGTGCATCATCAGGTGAATAATTAA
- a CDS encoding J domain-containing protein, translating into MSDPYQILGVDQSASDEEIKKAYRKLSRQYHPDANINNPHKDEAEAKFKEVQQAYQQIMDEREKGYSSSGAGGGSQGSGYGDYGPFGGFGGFGGYGNFGGYGNGTSGRTAGMSEEDAHLQAAANYIRSGHFREALNVLDGIANHSALWYFLSASANSGLGNNVTALEHAREAVRLDPQNMQYQMLLQRLEGGGSWYQTRQTMYGFPGTFDNSYCVKLCVANLMCNLCCGGSGLCCGGGNYGGGNGTFL; encoded by the coding sequence ATGTCAGATCCATATCAGATTTTAGGAGTAGACCAGAGTGCATCGGATGAGGAGATTAAGAAGGCATACAGAAAACTGAGCCGTCAGTATCATCCGGATGCGAATATCAACAATCCTCATAAAGATGAGGCAGAGGCTAAGTTCAAGGAAGTCCAGCAGGCATATCAGCAGATCATGGATGAGCGGGAAAAAGGCTACTCTTCGTCAGGAGCAGGAGGCGGTTCACAGGGCAGCGGATACGGTGATTATGGTCCGTTTGGCGGCTTTGGCGGTTTTGGAGGTTACGGGAATTTCGGTGGCTACGGAAACGGGACTTCCGGAAGAACAGCAGGTATGAGCGAGGAAGATGCACATCTGCAGGCGGCAGCCAATTATATCAGAAGCGGACATTTCAGGGAGGCACTGAATGTCCTTGACGGAATTGCAAACCACAGTGCCTTATGGTATTTTCTGAGTGCTTCTGCAAATTCGGGACTGGGCAATAACGTGACGGCACTGGAGCATGCCAGGGAGGCTGTCCGGCTTGATCCTCAGAATATGCAGTATCAGATGCTGCTGCAGCGGCTGGAAGGCGGTGGAAGCTGGTATCAGACACGACAGACGATGTATGGATTTCCGGGTACATTTGATAACAGTTATTGCGTGAAGTTATGCGTGGCAAATCTGATGTGCAATCTTTGCTGTGGCGGAAGCGGTCTCTGCTGCGGCGGAGGTAATTATGGTGGAGGCAACGGAACATTTCTGTAA
- a CDS encoding DUF4340 domain-containing protein, which yields MKKKKGPLILTGVLVILLIVYFGLSSWNKKQDKKEEKETVKVTDLDESTITAIKYQVAAGEMSFEKEGDTWYYSEDKDFPLKQSKPEAIVKAAAQITADRKLEDGDSLDAYGLDDPNYSIEITEEDGTVTTVSFGDSTGTDYYVTVGDTGTVYTVASSVLDDFKTELSDFAQLDEYPSIGSGNLKKEVITENGTTTTYDSENEDQEEEIAAVAGGLGAVSLTTVADYSVEDADLAGYGLDEASRITVEATYTKNEDEKTMKMYIGSEDGNGNRYVMLDGSKIVYQISDEVCKNVLNQE from the coding sequence ATGAAAAAGAAAAAAGGACCATTGATTTTAACAGGAGTGCTGGTCATCCTTCTGATTGTTTATTTTGGACTAAGCTCCTGGAATAAAAAGCAGGATAAAAAAGAGGAAAAAGAAACGGTCAAAGTGACGGATCTGGATGAGTCAACGATCACTGCGATCAAGTATCAGGTGGCAGCAGGTGAAATGTCTTTTGAAAAAGAAGGAGATACCTGGTATTATTCAGAAGATAAGGATTTCCCGTTGAAGCAGAGTAAGCCGGAGGCGATCGTAAAGGCGGCTGCCCAGATCACCGCGGACCGGAAACTGGAAGACGGAGACAGCCTGGACGCATATGGACTGGATGACCCGAATTATTCCATTGAGATCACGGAAGAAGACGGAACAGTAACAACGGTCAGCTTTGGAGATTCTACCGGAACAGATTATTATGTAACGGTGGGCGATACCGGTACAGTCTATACGGTCGCATCCAGCGTGCTGGATGATTTCAAGACGGAGTTGTCTGATTTTGCACAACTGGATGAATATCCGAGCATCGGAAGCGGCAATTTGAAAAAAGAAGTAATCACGGAAAATGGAACGACTACGACCTATGATTCAGAAAATGAAGATCAGGAAGAAGAGATCGCTGCGGTTGCAGGCGGACTGGGTGCGGTGTCACTGACAACGGTTGCTGATTATTCTGTGGAAGATGCAGACCTGGCAGGCTATGGACTGGATGAAGCCAGTCGGATCACGGTTGAGGCTACTTATACAAAGAATGAGGATGAAAAGACGATGAAAATGTATATCGGCAGTGAAGATGGAAACGGAAACCGTTATGTGATGCTGGATGGATCGAAGATCGTCTATCAGATTTCAGACGAAGTATGCAAAAATGTTCTGAATCAGGAATAA
- a CDS encoding GldG family protein — MEKLKSKKGNLKRMFHTSGTKHGSYSVGMTVLVVAVIIVLNLVVGQIPEAYRNIDVSSTKIYDISDTSKDLLKGLDDKIDMKVLAVKDETDDRITTFISKYAALSDKIKVEWIDPVLHPSALTEYNTSQNTIYVSCEATGKSTTISFDKILVSDSSSYYYSGSSSYTSFDGEGQLSSAVNYVTSDVQKKIYTVTGHGEDSLSTTITDLMTKNNYTTEELNLLMKDSIPDDCDLLLMDGPTNDLSDDEVSLLSGYLGEGGKVMCLLGDTGLDSLPKLAGLLKDYGIEGADGYIADPQRCYQNQPYYIFPVLNLSGDMADGISSQMVLLMNSRGLTTTDPARDTITTSAFMTTSEQAYAVTEEDQKQGTYDLGVVATETISSDSTESKESRLTVISAGSLIDQQITDAFSQLENTQVFMNAVTANFDGVTNLSIEAKSLTTEYNTVQHAGGFSILVVFGIPAVVLIGGFVVWFRRRKA; from the coding sequence ATGGAGAAATTAAAAAGTAAAAAAGGAAACTTAAAAAGAATGTTCCATACTTCCGGAACAAAGCATGGTTCCTACAGTGTAGGAATGACGGTGCTGGTTGTAGCAGTCATTATCGTATTGAATCTGGTCGTCGGTCAGATTCCGGAAGCATACAGAAATATTGATGTCAGCAGTACAAAGATTTATGACATTTCCGATACATCGAAAGATCTGCTGAAAGGTCTGGATGATAAGATTGATATGAAAGTACTGGCAGTCAAAGATGAGACAGATGACAGGATCACAACATTTATCAGTAAATATGCGGCACTGTCGGATAAGATCAAGGTGGAATGGATCGACCCGGTTCTGCATCCGTCAGCTTTGACAGAATACAATACTTCACAGAATACGATCTATGTATCCTGCGAGGCAACAGGAAAGTCGACAACCATTTCTTTTGATAAGATCCTGGTATCAGATTCTTCTTCTTATTACTATTCAGGTTCATCGAGTTATACCTCCTTTGATGGTGAGGGACAGCTCAGCAGTGCGGTAAACTATGTGACCAGTGATGTCCAGAAGAAGATCTATACTGTAACAGGACATGGAGAGGACTCCCTTTCTACAACGATCACGGATCTGATGACAAAGAATAATTATACAACCGAGGAACTGAATCTTCTGATGAAAGATTCTATACCGGATGACTGTGATCTTCTGTTGATGGATGGCCCGACGAATGATCTTTCTGATGATGAGGTCAGCCTTCTGAGCGGATATCTTGGAGAAGGCGGCAAGGTGATGTGTCTGTTGGGAGATACAGGACTTGATTCTTTACCGAAACTTGCAGGACTTTTGAAAGATTATGGAATTGAGGGGGCAGATGGTTATATCGCAGATCCACAGAGATGTTATCAGAATCAGCCGTATTATATTTTCCCGGTACTGAATTTATCCGGTGATATGGCAGACGGAATCAGTTCTCAGATGGTACTTCTGATGAATTCCCGCGGACTGACGACAACGGATCCGGCAAGAGATACGATCACAACGAGTGCCTTTATGACAACTTCTGAGCAGGCATATGCAGTGACAGAAGAAGATCAGAAGCAGGGAACGTATGACCTGGGAGTGGTTGCAACTGAAACGATCAGTTCCGACAGTACTGAGAGCAAAGAGAGCAGACTGACGGTTATCTCTGCAGGCAGCCTGATCGATCAGCAGATCACGGATGCATTTTCACAGCTTGAAAATACGCAGGTATTTATGAATGCAGTGACAGCAAACTTTGACGGTGTGACCAATCTTTCTATTGAGGCAAAGAGCCTTACAACAGAGTACAATACTGTTCAGCATGCAGGTGGATTCAGCATTCTCGTTGTATTTGGTATTCCGGCAGTGGTTCTGATCGGTGGTTTTGTCGTATGGTTCAGAAGAAGAAAGGCCTGA
- a CDS encoding ABC transporter permease subunit, producing MLAIYKRELKSYFQSMVGCVFVAFLLVFTGIYFVAYNLSAGYPYFSYSLAGSLIVFIVGIPLITMRSFSEERKNKTDQLLLTAPVSLWKVVLGKYLAMITVIGIPSVIFCIYPLIIKSQGTAYLGVDYISILVFFLLGCVFAAIGMFLSSLTESQIIAFISTFGILLILYLWNGILTLLPSSAVSGLVGVLIVLTIVAFYIFHMTSNLMLAGGLEVIGVAAAVIAYFVKSSLFENLLSKMFGRLALSDVFTDITSNSIVDVTGIALYLSLIAVFVFLTVQSIQKRRWS from the coding sequence ATGCTGGCGATTTATAAAAGAGAATTGAAGTCCTATTTCCAGTCTATGGTGGGATGTGTATTTGTGGCATTCCTTCTGGTATTTACGGGCATTTATTTTGTTGCATATAATCTGTCTGCGGGATATCCGTATTTTTCCTATTCGCTGGCAGGATCTCTGATCGTATTTATTGTCGGGATTCCGCTGATCACGATGCGAAGCTTTTCAGAAGAAAGGAAAAATAAGACGGATCAGCTTCTGCTGACCGCACCGGTGAGTCTGTGGAAAGTAGTTCTTGGAAAGTATCTTGCAATGATCACAGTGATCGGAATCCCGAGTGTGATCTTCTGCATTTATCCGCTGATCATCAAATCCCAGGGAACAGCATACCTTGGAGTGGACTATATTTCTATTCTGGTATTTTTCCTGCTTGGATGCGTATTTGCAGCGATCGGAATGTTCCTGTCTTCGCTGACAGAAAGTCAGATTATTGCATTTATCAGTACATTTGGTATCCTTTTGATCCTGTATTTATGGAACGGAATCCTGACACTGCTTCCGAGTTCGGCTGTCAGTGGGCTGGTGGGAGTTCTGATCGTGCTTACGATCGTTGCTTTCTATATTTTCCATATGACATCGAACCTGATGCTTGCAGGAGGGCTGGAAGTGATCGGAGTTGCTGCGGCAGTCATTGCTTATTTTGTAAAATCTTCTTTATTTGAGAATCTTCTCTCCAAAATGTTTGGAAGACTGGCACTGTCGGATGTATTTACAGATATCACATCCAACAGTATTGTAGACGTGACGGGAATCGCACTTTATCTGTCACTGATCGCAGTCTTTGTATTTCTTACAGTGCAGTCGATTCAGAAAAGACGTTGGAGTTAG
- a CDS encoding ABC transporter ATP-binding protein, with translation MIEVKNLVKKYGNHLAVDHLNFTIEEGHIYGFLGPNGAGKSTTMNIMTGYLGATEGEVLINGHDILKEPEEAKKQIGYLPELPPLYMDMTVREYMEFAAELKKIPKEKRAESIEDVEKLVKIKDVEKRLIKNLSKGYRQRVGLAQAVLGFPEIIILDEPSVGLDPKQIIEIRELIRKLAKKHTVILSSHILAEVREVCDYIMIISKGKLVASDTPENLERYLGESGLIEIETRTEASKVKEVLKNVPGIEKVSLKIDASGITSGQIREKRGQDIREELFTTFAEKKMPLLKLNPVQVSLEDVFMELTQSDKAAEEFARKAKEAEKGEVSNAGDL, from the coding sequence TTGATAGAAGTAAAGAATCTGGTGAAAAAGTACGGAAATCATTTAGCTGTAGATCACCTGAATTTTACCATTGAAGAAGGGCATATCTACGGCTTTTTAGGTCCTAACGGAGCCGGAAAGTCTACGACCATGAATATCATGACGGGATATCTCGGAGCTACAGAAGGGGAGGTGCTGATCAACGGGCATGATATTTTAAAAGAGCCAGAGGAGGCGAAAAAGCAGATCGGATATCTGCCGGAGCTTCCACCGCTGTATATGGATATGACGGTCAGGGAATATATGGAATTTGCCGCAGAACTGAAGAAAATTCCGAAGGAGAAGAGAGCTGAGTCTATTGAGGATGTGGAAAAGCTTGTAAAGATCAAAGATGTGGAAAAGCGTCTGATCAAGAATCTGTCCAAAGGATACCGGCAGAGGGTCGGACTGGCACAGGCTGTGCTGGGATTCCCGGAGATCATTATTCTGGATGAGCCAAGTGTAGGTCTTGACCCGAAGCAGATCATTGAGATCCGTGAACTGATCCGTAAACTGGCGAAGAAGCATACAGTTATCTTAAGTTCTCATATTCTGGCAGAAGTAAGAGAAGTGTGTGACTATATCATGATCATTTCCAAAGGAAAGCTGGTTGCCAGTGATACACCGGAGAATCTGGAACGTTACCTGGGTGAGTCCGGGCTGATCGAGATTGAGACCAGGACAGAAGCTTCCAAAGTAAAAGAAGTGCTGAAAAATGTACCTGGAATCGAAAAAGTTTCGTTGAAGATAGATGCCAGTGGCATAACAAGCGGACAGATCCGGGAGAAGAGAGGACAGGATATCCGGGAAGAACTCTTTACGACATTTGCAGAAAAGAAGATGCCGCTGCTGAAGCTGAATCCGGTTCAGGTCAGCCTGGAGGATGTATTTATGGAGCTGACCCAGAGCGACAAGGCTGCAGAAGAATTTGCCAGAAAGGCAAAAGAGGCAGAAAAGGGGGAAGTAAGCAATGCTGGCGATTTATAA
- a CDS encoding acyl-[acyl-carrier-protein] thioesterase, producing MYEFNSRVRYSEIDHHGTLTLPALINYFQDCSTFQSEDVGLGTEVLKAEKRAWILSYWQVIAERYPALGERITIGTFPTEFKGLFGNRNFYIKDESGNMIAKAYSVWVFLDTETGRPVRPEEKDIKPYGMGEALDMPYKGRKISLPEETEALEAFPVRRYHIDTNEHVNNCQYVQMALEFLPADRQFRQIRVEYKKSAVLGDVIYPKRSREEDRTVIELCAEDGSPYAVVELK from the coding sequence ATGTATGAATTTAACAGCAGAGTACGTTACAGTGAGATCGATCATCATGGAACACTGACCCTTCCTGCACTGATCAATTATTTTCAGGATTGCAGCACGTTCCAGTCAGAAGATGTGGGACTTGGAACGGAGGTACTGAAGGCAGAAAAGCGTGCCTGGATCCTGTCCTACTGGCAGGTGATCGCAGAACGGTATCCTGCGTTGGGAGAAAGGATCACGATCGGAACATTTCCGACAGAATTTAAGGGATTATTCGGAAATCGTAATTTTTACATAAAAGATGAAAGCGGGAACATGATCGCAAAGGCTTATTCTGTATGGGTATTTCTTGATACAGAGACCGGGCGGCCGGTAAGACCGGAGGAAAAAGACATAAAGCCATACGGCATGGGTGAGGCACTGGATATGCCTTATAAGGGAAGAAAAATCTCCCTGCCGGAAGAGACCGAGGCACTGGAGGCATTCCCGGTACGTCGTTATCATATTGATACGAATGAACATGTAAATAACTGCCAGTATGTGCAGATGGCACTGGAATTTCTTCCGGCTGACCGCCAGTTCAGACAGATCCGTGTGGAGTATAAGAAATCGGCAGTCCTGGGAGATGTCATTTATCCGAAAAGGAGCAGGGAGGAAGACCGGACGGTTATTGAACTGTGTGCGGAGGATGGAAGCCCCTACGCAGTTGTAGAATTGAAATAG
- a CDS encoding cation diffusion facilitator family transporter, with protein sequence MTEFLIRHFVKDYEEVEKVSVRTAYGMLSGIVGIFCNVILFLTKLIVGLVLNSVSVTADAFNNLSDAGSSVISFVGVRMAGKPADKDHPFGHGRIEYIAALIVSFLVLEVGFTFLKDSVGKILHPERLKFLPVSVLILCLSIAVKLWLGLFNKKLGERIDSQVMKAVFADSMGDVITTSATIFSILFFAATGINMDGFVGLGVALVVMWAGFGIAKDTLNTLIGEPVSPEVYEKIKKFVESYDGIEGVHDLIVHNYGPGRSMASIHAEVPNDQEFEKSHEIIDRVERDAAKELGMMLVIHMDPVEMKDEKVIRIRKKTEHLLKELDPACSIHDFRVVWGAERINLIFDMVIPIEYDEKRRNDLPLQLMERLKGVDSRYESVITVDYDYVAKNGG encoded by the coding sequence ATGACAGAATTTCTTATCAGGCATTTTGTAAAAGATTATGAGGAGGTGGAAAAGGTGTCCGTGCGGACGGCATATGGTATGCTGTCCGGCATTGTGGGCATCTTTTGTAATGTAATATTATTTCTGACAAAATTGATTGTCGGACTGGTACTGAACAGTGTATCTGTTACGGCAGATGCTTTTAATAACCTGTCCGATGCAGGCTCATCGGTGATCAGTTTTGTGGGAGTCCGTATGGCAGGAAAGCCGGCGGACAAAGATCATCCGTTCGGGCATGGGCGGATCGAGTACATAGCAGCACTGATTGTTTCTTTTCTGGTGCTGGAGGTTGGATTTACCTTTCTGAAGGATTCGGTGGGAAAGATCCTTCATCCGGAGCGGTTGAAATTTCTTCCGGTCTCGGTGTTGATTTTATGCCTTTCGATCGCAGTGAAACTGTGGCTGGGACTGTTCAACAAAAAGCTGGGAGAGAGGATTGATTCTCAGGTGATGAAGGCGGTCTTTGCTGATTCTATGGGAGACGTGATCACGACTTCAGCGACAATTTTTTCGATTCTCTTTTTTGCGGCAACAGGGATCAATATGGATGGTTTTGTCGGTCTTGGCGTGGCACTGGTTGTGATGTGGGCCGGTTTCGGGATTGCAAAAGATACATTGAATACTCTGATTGGTGAACCGGTCAGTCCGGAGGTTTATGAGAAGATTAAAAAATTTGTAGAGAGCTACGATGGGATCGAGGGAGTTCATGATCTGATCGTGCATAATTACGGACCGGGCAGAAGCATGGCATCCATCCACGCAGAAGTTCCCAACGACCAGGAGTTTGAAAAGTCGCATGAGATCATAGACCGTGTCGAACGGGATGCGGCAAAAGAACTTGGGATGATGCTGGTGATCCATATGGATCCGGTGGAAATGAAAGATGAAAAGGTGATCCGTATCAGGAAGAAGACAGAGCATCTTCTGAAAGAGCTGGATCCGGCATGCAGCATCCACGATTTTCGTGTCGTGTGGGGAGCGGAGAGGATCAATCTGATTTTCGATATGGTGATCCCGATCGAATATGATGAAAAAAGACGCAACGACCTTCCGTTACAGTTGATGGAGCGGTTAAAGGGAGTGGATTCCAGATACGAGAGTGTGATTACGGTAGATTATGATTATGTAGCAAAAAACGGAGGATAA